In Pseudoduganella albidiflava, a single window of DNA contains:
- a CDS encoding MFS transporter, with translation MQILFSVAFVHLLNDCVQAVLPSIYPLLKDQFALTFTQVGLITLTFQCTASLLQPWIGLYTDKRPLPFLLPIGMCVTLVGVALLATADTFAMLLLAAGMIGVGSSTFHPEASRVARLASGGRFGFAQSLFQVGGNAGSALGPLLAAAIIVGHGQSKIAWFTLLVLVAVVVLVGVSRWYGGHLKSAVRKAGVQHVAPLPRGRVIAALAVLAMLVFSKYIYMASLSSYYTFYLIEKFHVSVDTAQMYLFLFLAAVAAGTFAGGPIGDRIGRKRVIWASILGAAPFTLALPYADLAWTAVLSVVIGLVMSSAFSAIVVFAQELVPGKVGMIAGIFFGLMFGVSGIGAAAMGHMADVSGIEYVYRIASFLPLLGLMAALLPKMER, from the coding sequence ATGCAGATCCTGTTTTCGGTTGCCTTCGTCCACCTGCTCAACGATTGCGTGCAGGCCGTGCTGCCATCCATCTATCCGCTGCTGAAGGACCAGTTCGCGCTGACTTTCACGCAGGTCGGCCTGATCACGCTGACATTCCAGTGCACCGCTTCGCTGCTGCAGCCATGGATCGGCCTGTACACGGACAAGCGGCCCTTGCCCTTCCTGCTGCCGATCGGCATGTGCGTGACGCTGGTGGGCGTTGCCCTGCTGGCCACGGCGGACACCTTCGCCATGCTGCTGCTTGCCGCGGGCATGATCGGCGTCGGCTCATCGACCTTCCATCCCGAGGCGTCACGCGTGGCGCGCCTGGCTTCCGGTGGGCGCTTCGGCTTCGCGCAATCGCTGTTCCAGGTGGGCGGCAACGCCGGCTCGGCGCTGGGCCCGCTGCTGGCCGCCGCCATCATCGTCGGCCATGGACAGAGCAAGATCGCCTGGTTCACGCTGCTCGTGCTGGTCGCCGTGGTGGTGCTGGTCGGCGTCAGCCGCTGGTATGGCGGCCACCTGAAGAGTGCCGTGCGCAAGGCCGGCGTGCAGCACGTGGCACCGTTGCCGCGCGGGCGCGTGATCGCCGCGCTGGCGGTGCTGGCCATGCTGGTGTTCTCGAAGTACATCTACATGGCCAGCCTGTCGAGCTACTACACGTTCTACCTGATCGAGAAGTTCCACGTATCGGTCGACACGGCGCAGATGTACCTGTTCCTGTTCCTTGCCGCGGTCGCCGCGGGCACGTTCGCCGGTGGCCCGATCGGCGACCGCATCGGCCGCAAGCGCGTGATCTGGGCGTCGATCCTGGGTGCCGCGCCGTTCACGCTGGCGCTGCCGTACGCGGACCTGGCCTGGACCGCCGTGCTGTCGGTGGTGATCGGGCTGGTGATGTCGTCGGCGTTCTCGGCGATCGTCGTGTTCGCGCAGGAACTGGTGCCGGGCAAGGTCGGCATGATCGCCGGGATCTTCTTCGGGCTGATGTTCGGCGTCAGCGGCATCGGCGCCGCGGCGATGGGCCACATGGCCGACGTGTCCGGCATCGAGTACGTGTACCGGATCGCGTCGTTTCTGCCACTGCTGGGTTTGATGGCCGCGCTGCTGCCGAAGATGGAACGCTAG
- a CDS encoding bb3-type cytochrome oxidase subunit III, which yields MTMRMLWFCDLRCSFQPDGYWPGSGPAPYGTREVGLWTFIGVVCTLFALFGAAYLMRIGYEDWRLLPPVPWQLWLSTALLAAGDVAWPLAARAASRRRLRLAHRFGLLGWALSAAFVASQLWAWDAMAAQRVVISAGPAAGFFYMLTGLHIVHVAGGMLAAAWVLARRRPDDGLWLRESLALCARYWHALLLLWCAVFGLLFGLTPELVRDVCAAVGITIR from the coding sequence ATGACGATGCGCATGCTGTGGTTCTGTGATCTCCGTTGCTCATTCCAGCCGGACGGCTACTGGCCCGGTTCCGGGCCGGCGCCGTACGGCACTCGCGAGGTGGGCTTGTGGACGTTCATCGGCGTTGTCTGCACCCTGTTCGCGCTGTTCGGCGCGGCCTACCTGATGCGCATCGGCTACGAGGACTGGCGCCTGCTGCCGCCGGTGCCATGGCAGCTGTGGCTGTCCACGGCGTTGCTGGCGGCCGGCGACGTGGCCTGGCCGCTGGCGGCACGCGCGGCGTCGCGGCGGCGCCTGCGGCTGGCGCACCGGTTCGGCTTGCTCGGCTGGGCCTTGTCCGCGGCCTTCGTGGCCAGCCAGCTGTGGGCCTGGGATGCCATGGCCGCGCAGCGGGTCGTCATCTCGGCGGGGCCCGCCGCCGGCTTCTTCTACATGCTGACGGGCTTGCACATCGTCCACGTGGCAGGCGGCATGCTCGCCGCCGCCTGGGTGCTGGCGCGGCGCCGGCCGGACGACGGCCTGTGGCTGCGCGAGAGCCTGGCCCTGTGCGCGCGCTACTGGCATGCACTGCTGCTGCTGTGGTGCGCCGTGTTCGGCCTGCTGTTCGGGCTGACGCCGGAGCTGGTGCGCGACGTGTGCGCGGCCGTCGGCATCACGATCCGTTGA
- a CDS encoding DUF4123 domain-containing protein codes for MAPVTGAMREPCSPHELLYRTLRDQQYCDVLVDRMAGFPFRDEIVALADSVAPRRALADPIFEESPDQAPLLVRLPVGEIALIEQILAQALADADSPAVQTRPICAFVFSQLGLDRLAAHLTRSMNLRVEGQGNIYFRFFDPRVAHHLARILTPEQLAGIFPGVRHWAYVDPAGRLRIADHAAAPPGLFAPTLTAAQWQELARIEAFNLAVRLLRQAGHLLDDGTEQDIHHALRAAQAAGLASSADQATYAAWSVAHGDAFRSRPDLAASIGTAVDNGIPLADVLEQHIGRSL; via the coding sequence ATGGCGCCTGTCACTGGCGCCATGCGCGAGCCATGTTCGCCGCACGAACTGCTGTACCGGACACTGCGCGACCAGCAGTATTGCGACGTGCTGGTCGACCGGATGGCCGGCTTTCCGTTCCGGGACGAGATCGTGGCGCTGGCCGACAGCGTGGCGCCGCGCCGTGCGCTGGCCGATCCCATCTTCGAGGAGTCGCCCGACCAGGCGCCGTTGCTGGTGCGCCTGCCCGTTGGCGAGATCGCGTTGATCGAACAAATCCTGGCCCAGGCCCTTGCCGATGCGGATAGTCCCGCCGTCCAGACCCGGCCCATCTGCGCCTTCGTGTTCAGCCAGCTCGGCCTGGACAGGCTGGCGGCGCACCTGACCCGGTCGATGAACCTGCGCGTGGAAGGGCAGGGAAACATCTACTTCCGCTTCTTCGATCCGCGCGTCGCCCATCACCTGGCGCGCATCCTCACGCCCGAACAGCTGGCCGGCATTTTTCCAGGCGTACGGCACTGGGCATACGTCGATCCCGCGGGCCGCTTGCGGATCGCCGATCACGCGGCCGCCCCTCCCGGCCTGTTTGCGCCAACGCTGACGGCCGCGCAATGGCAGGAACTGGCACGCATCGAAGCCTTCAACCTTGCGGTGCGCCTGCTGCGGCAAGCCGGCCATTTACTGGACGACGGCACAGAGCAGGACATCCACCATGCATTGCGGGCTGCGCAGGCGGCCGGCCTGGCGTCCAGCGCCGACCAGGCGACCTATGCCGCCTGGAGCGTCGCGCATGGCGATGCCTTCCGGTCGCGGCCTGACCTGGCGGCAAGCATCGGCACCGCGGTCGACAACGGCATTCCGCTCGCCGACGTGCTGGAGCAGCACATCGGGCGTTCCCTGTGA
- the dbpA gene encoding ATP-dependent RNA helicase DbpA, whose protein sequence is MTSFASLPLSDAFLANLETLGYSTMTPIQAESLPPVLEGRDLIAQAQTGSGKTAAFGIGLLYTINPAWFATQALVMCPTRELADQVANELRRLGRSIANLKVLVLTGGSPMRPQIASLEHGAHVVVGTPGRIRDHLSRKTLDLSSIRTLVLDEADRMTDMGFYDDIAAIVKECPKRRQTLLFSATYPDDIRHATEAFLADPVEVVIEAQHTSLTIEQRFYEIGFDSRDETVARLLRHFKPASAIIFCNTKVHCRELVDTLRAQGFSALALYGELEQRERDEILVLFANRSCQILVATDVAARGLDISDLEAVINADVSKDAEVHVHRIGRTGRAGGSGLSLTLCAPNEKKWVKLIEEYQNTPAEWHELSELDEDDPGHGDPAPMMTLCISGGKKDKLRAGDVLGALTGDAKLAKEHVGKINVTEFQTYVAIDRRVAYEAFDRLSAASKLAGDFGSFKGRNFKMRFIEI, encoded by the coding sequence ATGACTTCCTTTGCTTCCCTGCCCCTGTCCGACGCCTTCCTCGCCAACCTTGAAACGCTGGGCTACAGCACGATGACGCCGATCCAGGCCGAGAGCCTGCCGCCCGTGCTGGAAGGCCGCGACCTGATCGCCCAGGCCCAGACCGGCAGCGGCAAGACCGCCGCCTTCGGCATTGGCCTGCTGTACACCATCAATCCGGCATGGTTCGCCACGCAGGCGCTGGTGATGTGCCCGACCCGCGAGCTGGCGGACCAGGTGGCGAACGAACTGCGCCGCCTCGGCCGCAGCATCGCCAACCTGAAGGTGCTGGTGCTGACGGGCGGCTCGCCGATGCGGCCGCAGATCGCTTCGCTGGAGCATGGCGCGCACGTCGTCGTCGGCACGCCGGGCCGCATCCGCGATCACCTGTCGCGGAAGACGCTGGACCTGTCGTCCATCCGCACGCTGGTGCTGGACGAGGCCGACCGCATGACGGACATGGGCTTCTACGACGACATCGCGGCGATCGTGAAGGAATGCCCGAAACGGCGCCAGACGCTGCTGTTCTCGGCCACCTACCCGGACGATATCCGCCACGCCACCGAAGCCTTCCTGGCCGACCCGGTGGAGGTGGTGATCGAGGCGCAGCATACGTCGCTGACGATCGAGCAGCGCTTCTATGAAATCGGCTTCGACTCGCGCGACGAAACGGTGGCGCGGCTGCTGCGGCATTTCAAGCCCGCTTCGGCGATCATCTTCTGCAACACCAAGGTGCATTGCCGCGAACTGGTCGACACGCTGCGCGCGCAGGGCTTCTCGGCGCTGGCGCTGTACGGCGAACTGGAACAGCGCGAGCGCGACGAGATCCTGGTGCTGTTCGCCAACCGCAGCTGCCAGATCCTGGTGGCCACCGACGTTGCCGCGCGCGGCCTGGACATCTCCGACCTGGAAGCGGTGATCAACGCCGACGTGTCGAAGGATGCCGAAGTGCACGTGCACCGCATCGGCCGCACCGGCCGTGCCGGCGGCAGCGGCCTGTCGCTGACGCTGTGCGCGCCGAACGAAAAGAAATGGGTCAAGCTGATCGAGGAATACCAGAACACGCCGGCCGAATGGCATGAATTGTCGGAACTGGACGAGGACGACCCCGGCCACGGCGATCCGGCGCCGATGATGACGCTGTGCATCAGCGGCGGCAAGAAGGACAAGCTGCGCGCCGGCGACGTACTGGGCGCGCTGACGGGCGATGCGAAACTGGCCAAGGAACACGTGGGCAAGATCAACGTGACCGAATTCCAGACCTACGTGGCGATCGACCGGCGCGTGGCGTATGAAGCGTTCGATCGGCTGAGCGCGGCCAGCAAGCTGGCCGGCGACTTCGGCAGTTTCAAGGGGCGCAACTTCAAGATGCGCTTTATTGAAATCTGA
- a CDS encoding heme-copper oxidase subunit III family protein, translated as MSAQPGAVPSDPEPPRAGWPGRAAELVSDLSGDRQMFYVPWGKAMMWIFLLSDTFIFGTFLTGYMSVRMATTTGWPNPSEVFALTIGGVHLPLILIAIMTFVLISSSGTMAMAVNYAYRRDRRRCAALMAGTAVCGALFVGMQAFEWSKLIAEGVRPWGNPMGSAQFGASFFMITGFHGMHVTAGVIYLAIVAWRVAHGAYERKGYEIVEIAGLYWHFVDLVWVFIFALFYLW; from the coding sequence ATGTCCGCGCAGCCTGGAGCCGTCCCGTCCGATCCGGAGCCGCCGCGCGCCGGCTGGCCTGGCAGGGCGGCCGAACTCGTGTCCGACCTGTCGGGCGACCGGCAGATGTTCTACGTCCCCTGGGGCAAGGCGATGATGTGGATCTTCCTGCTCAGCGACACCTTCATCTTCGGCACCTTCCTCACCGGCTACATGTCGGTGCGCATGGCCACCACCACCGGCTGGCCGAACCCCAGCGAAGTGTTCGCGCTGACGATCGGCGGCGTACACCTGCCGCTGATCCTGATCGCCATCATGACCTTCGTGCTGATCTCGAGCAGCGGCACGATGGCGATGGCCGTGAACTACGCCTACCGCCGCGACCGCAGGCGCTGCGCGGCGCTGATGGCGGGGACGGCCGTCTGTGGCGCGCTGTTCGTCGGCATGCAGGCGTTCGAATGGAGCAAGCTGATCGCCGAGGGCGTGCGGCCGTGGGGCAATCCGATGGGCTCGGCCCAGTTCGGCGCCAGCTTCTTCATGATCACCGGCTTCCACGGCATGCACGTGACGGCCGGCGTCATCTACCTGGCCATCGTCGCGTGGCGCGTCGCGCACGGCGCATACGAACGCAAGGGCTACGAGATCGTCGAGATCGCCGGACTCTACTGGCACTTCGTCGACCTGGTCTGGGTCTTCATCTTTGCCTTGTTCTACCTGTGGTAA
- a CDS encoding type VI secretion system Vgr family protein: protein MSGHSVESLLSAVRALAAEYTQHQRILRLTLPGFSDVLLAESLHGEEELSRGYRLEVAALSLDAGIPLKSLLGLPALLELRTDSGPGMRPFHGHVSAAELVGSNGGFARYKLTIEPWTAFLRLGRDSRIFQDQSVLDIFETVFAAYDGKGTLAPAWRLDIADPEVYARRSITTQYQESDLAFVERLMSEEGLFYFFEHEGDAASPGLGRHALVIADHNGAFQPNAQAAVRFTQPGTVMREDSMDRWRTEMRLQASAVEVASWDYRTLGTRPVSATAASPVQLASRDMPGAYAYPSSTHGDRIAARQLEALQASRETYVGAGTVRGMAPGTTFTLHEHSKFDGGDDARFAVVRVRHLAHNNLNADTSNALERLLGACPVRQASLADLATSLHATGRAEGERPVYRNRIDAIRASTPYRSPWVDGRGALLHSRPKVAGQQTAIVVGPSGAPVYTDRDHRIKVQFHWQRGNQSHSRLAHPAPDGHTGAPADDLAGTWVRVVTPLAPVAGANWGGHGLPRVGQEVLVDFIDGNIDRPVVIGSLYNGGGETDAQNNRVGAGAGAATGNAPTWFPGQAGPHAHAAVLSGLKTQAMAASQSGGGAYNQLVFDDTRGEPRVALQRHAAAHEGTDELNLGHLRHQADNQRLDPAGFGAELKTEHSAALRAGQGLLLSTDARHGGASHIDASEAVTQLDASLSLQTALAETAQKHNAKLKDEPEPAKLPAIEQLDHAGKMLAERASGNGGGDHGGGGEASAYGQPQLQLSSPAGIAALTPASAIVAAGATTGLAAGQDINFASQANSFHQVARGISLFTYGKASAADKPNQETGIRLHAASGKVSTQSQSDATRITADKLITVASIAKSVAISAPRHVMLTAQGAYLKIEGGNIMIHGPGTMSFKASKKELAGPQSASAAPPQFKVGELKGCALKLADATQSGAAGVAR, encoded by the coding sequence ATGTCCGGACACTCCGTTGAATCGCTGCTCTCGGCAGTGCGTGCCCTGGCCGCTGAGTACACCCAGCACCAGCGCATCCTGCGCCTGACCCTGCCGGGCTTCAGCGACGTGCTGCTGGCCGAAAGCCTGCATGGCGAAGAAGAACTCAGCCGGGGCTACCGCCTGGAGGTGGCGGCGCTCTCCCTCGACGCCGGCATCCCGCTCAAGTCCCTGCTGGGCCTGCCAGCCCTGCTGGAGCTGCGCACCGACAGCGGTCCCGGCATGCGCCCCTTCCATGGCCACGTCAGCGCGGCCGAACTGGTGGGATCCAACGGCGGCTTCGCCCGCTACAAGCTGACCATCGAACCCTGGACCGCGTTCCTGCGGCTGGGCCGTGACAGCCGTATCTTCCAGGACCAGAGCGTGCTCGACATTTTCGAGACCGTGTTCGCTGCTTACGATGGCAAGGGGACGCTGGCCCCGGCCTGGCGCCTGGACATCGCCGATCCCGAGGTGTACGCCAGGCGCAGCATCACCACCCAATATCAGGAGAGCGACCTGGCCTTCGTGGAACGGCTGATGAGCGAGGAAGGGCTGTTCTACTTCTTCGAGCACGAAGGCGACGCGGCCAGCCCGGGCCTGGGCCGGCATGCCCTCGTGATCGCCGACCACAACGGGGCCTTCCAGCCCAATGCCCAGGCCGCGGTGCGCTTCACCCAGCCCGGCACGGTGATGCGCGAGGACAGCATGGACCGCTGGCGCACGGAAATGCGGCTGCAGGCCAGCGCGGTCGAGGTGGCCAGCTGGGACTACCGCACGCTGGGCACGCGGCCGGTCTCGGCCACGGCCGCGTCGCCGGTGCAGCTGGCCAGCCGCGACATGCCGGGCGCTTACGCCTATCCCTCCAGCACCCACGGCGACCGCATCGCCGCGCGCCAGCTCGAAGCGCTGCAGGCAAGCCGGGAAACCTATGTCGGCGCGGGCACCGTGCGCGGCATGGCGCCCGGCACCACGTTCACCTTGCACGAGCACAGCAAGTTCGATGGCGGCGACGATGCCCGCTTCGCCGTGGTGCGGGTGCGCCACCTGGCCCATAACAACCTGAATGCCGACACCAGCAACGCGCTCGAGCGCCTGCTCGGCGCCTGCCCGGTCAGGCAAGCCAGCCTGGCCGATCTGGCGACCAGCCTGCATGCCACGGGGCGCGCCGAGGGCGAGCGGCCGGTGTACCGCAACCGGATCGACGCGATCCGGGCCAGCACGCCCTACCGCAGCCCATGGGTCGACGGGCGCGGCGCGCTGCTGCACTCGCGTCCGAAGGTGGCCGGCCAGCAGACGGCCATCGTGGTCGGCCCGTCCGGCGCACCGGTTTATACCGACCGCGACCATCGCATCAAGGTGCAGTTCCACTGGCAGCGCGGCAACCAGAGCCACAGCCGCCTGGCGCACCCGGCACCGGACGGCCACACCGGCGCACCGGCCGACGACCTGGCGGGCACCTGGGTGCGGGTGGTCACGCCGCTGGCACCGGTGGCCGGCGCCAACTGGGGCGGGCACGGCTTGCCCCGCGTCGGCCAGGAAGTACTGGTCGACTTCATCGACGGCAATATCGACCGCCCCGTGGTGATCGGCAGCCTGTACAACGGTGGCGGCGAAACGGATGCCCAGAACAACCGGGTGGGCGCCGGCGCGGGCGCCGCGACCGGCAATGCCCCTACCTGGTTCCCCGGCCAGGCGGGCCCGCACGCGCATGCGGCGGTGCTGTCGGGCCTGAAGACCCAGGCGATGGCCGCCAGCCAGAGCGGCGGCGGGGCCTACAACCAGCTGGTGTTCGACGATACCCGGGGTGAACCGCGCGTCGCGCTGCAACGCCACGCGGCCGCGCACGAAGGCACCGATGAACTGAACCTCGGGCACCTGCGCCACCAGGCGGACAACCAGCGGCTCGATCCCGCCGGGTTCGGCGCGGAGCTCAAGACCGAACACAGTGCCGCGCTCAGGGCCGGGCAGGGGCTGCTGCTGTCGACCGATGCCCGGCACGGCGGGGCCAGCCATATCGACGCGAGCGAAGCGGTAACGCAGCTCGATGCCAGCCTGTCGCTGCAGACGGCCCTGGCGGAAACGGCACAAAAGCACAATGCCAAACTGAAGGACGAGCCCGAGCCGGCCAAGCTGCCCGCCATCGAACAGCTCGACCATGCGGGCAAGATGCTGGCGGAGCGGGCCAGCGGCAACGGCGGCGGCGACCACGGCGGTGGCGGCGAAGCGAGCGCCTACGGCCAGCCGCAGCTGCAACTGTCCAGCCCGGCCGGCATCGCGGCGCTGACGCCGGCCAGCGCCATCGTCGCCGCCGGCGCCACCACGGGCCTGGCCGCGGGGCAGGACATCAACTTCGCATCGCAGGCCAACAGCTTCCACCAGGTCGCCCGTGGCATCAGCCTGTTTACCTATGGCAAAGCCAGCGCCGCGGACAAGCCTAACCAGGAGACCGGCATCCGGCTGCACGCGGCCAGCGGCAAGGTCAGCACGCAAAGCCAGTCGGACGCCACGCGCATCACGGCCGACAAGCTGATCACGGTTGCCAGCATCGCCAAGAGCGTGGCGATCAGCGCGCCCAGGCACGTGATGCTGACGGCGCAGGGCGCCTACCTGAAGATCGAGGGCGGCAACATCATGATCCATGGGCCGGGAACGATGTCCTTCAAGGCCAGCAAGAAGGAGCTGGCCGGGCCGCAAAGCGCTTCGGCTGCGCCGCCGCAATTCAAGGTCGGCGAACTGAAGGGATGCGCGCTGAAACTGGCCGATGCCACCCAGTCCGGCGCGGCGGGAGTGGCACGCTGA
- the earP gene encoding elongation factor P maturation arginine rhamnosyltransferase EarP — protein sequence MSQPITLALFCKVVDNYGDIGICWRLARQLVREHGIAVTLWVDDLDSFARICPQVDPLLAVQQVAGVSVYHWRDQEGTYYPEDVADIVIEFFAVDIPPGYVTAMAQRQAKPVWLNLEGLTAEEWVEGCHMLPSMHPRLPLTKHFFFPGFTGKTGGLLREADLLDERDQFQRDPAALSAFLGGLGLSAAEQAACKVSLFCYPHAPVASLFDAWRQGGAPVACLVPDGVAKDEVRAFLGTEPVRGAVCTRGMLTVRVLPFVPQAEYDRLLWACDVNIVRGEDSFVRAQWANRPFAWHIYPQDENLHHKKLRAFLLRYGAAQLGAQAGTQSGAQSDNHAEALERFTLAFNGVEQNADWPALWQNLSGSLDQLACRSANWQNALLANGDLAANVLAFARSMR from the coding sequence ATGAGCCAACCCATCACGCTTGCGCTGTTCTGCAAGGTCGTCGACAACTACGGCGACATCGGTATCTGCTGGCGCCTGGCCCGGCAGCTGGTGCGCGAGCATGGCATCGCCGTCACGCTGTGGGTCGATGACCTCGACAGTTTCGCCCGCATCTGCCCGCAGGTCGATCCGCTGCTTGCCGTCCAGCAGGTAGCGGGCGTCTCCGTCTATCACTGGCGCGACCAGGAAGGCACGTATTACCCGGAAGACGTGGCCGACATCGTCATCGAATTCTTCGCGGTCGATATCCCGCCCGGCTACGTGACGGCGATGGCGCAGCGGCAGGCCAAGCCCGTGTGGCTGAACCTGGAAGGCTTGACGGCCGAGGAGTGGGTCGAAGGCTGCCACATGCTGCCGTCGATGCATCCGCGCCTGCCGCTCACCAAGCATTTCTTCTTTCCCGGCTTTACAGGAAAGACGGGCGGCCTGCTGCGCGAGGCGGACCTGCTGGACGAGCGCGACCAGTTCCAGCGCGATCCCGCGGCGCTGTCCGCCTTCCTCGGCGGTCTCGGCCTCTCTGCTGCCGAGCAGGCGGCCTGCAAGGTGTCACTGTTCTGCTATCCGCATGCGCCGGTGGCCAGCCTGTTCGACGCGTGGCGGCAGGGCGGGGCGCCGGTGGCGTGCCTGGTGCCGGACGGCGTGGCGAAGGATGAGGTGCGGGCCTTCCTCGGCACCGAACCGGTGCGCGGTGCGGTGTGCACGCGGGGCATGCTGACGGTGCGGGTGCTGCCGTTCGTGCCGCAGGCCGAGTACGACCGCCTGCTGTGGGCTTGCGATGTCAATATCGTGCGCGGCGAGGATTCTTTCGTGCGGGCACAGTGGGCAAATCGTCCATTTGCCTGGCACATTTATCCGCAGGATGAAAACCTGCATCATAAAAAACTGCGGGCTTTCCTCCTGCGTTATGGCGCCGCGCAGTTAGGCGCGCAGGCCGGCACGCAGTCCGGTGCGCAGTCTGATAATCATGCCGAAGCGCTCGAGCGATTCACGCTGGCATTCAACGGCGTCGAACAAAATGCGGATTGGCCAGCCCTTTGGCAAAACTTGTCCGGTAGTCTCGACCAATTGGCATGCCGCTCTGCCAATTGGCAAAATGCGCTGTTGGCAAATGGCGACCTGGCGGCCAATGTCCTCGCATTCGCCCGATCCATGCGGTAG
- a CDS encoding cytochrome C oxidase subunit IV family protein gives MEGQQHPVGLYLKVWGLLFVLSALSYLVDLLHVEGLLRWTLILALMMAKAALIVAVFMHLRWERLALVCVVVIPPAALLVLAGMMATESDYIFSLRSLYPR, from the coding sequence ATGGAAGGCCAGCAACATCCGGTTGGGCTGTACCTGAAGGTGTGGGGATTGCTGTTCGTGCTCAGCGCGCTGTCGTACCTGGTCGACCTGCTGCACGTGGAAGGTTTGCTGCGGTGGACGCTGATCCTGGCACTGATGATGGCAAAGGCCGCGCTGATCGTCGCCGTGTTCATGCACCTGCGCTGGGAACGGCTGGCGCTGGTCTGCGTGGTCGTGATTCCCCCCGCGGCCCTGCTGGTACTGGCGGGAATGATGGCAACCGAGTCCGATTACATCTTCTCGCTGCGCAGCCTGTATCCACGCTAG
- a CDS encoding AraC family transcriptional regulator: MTLTASTVYCPRFLALPRAVTAVPSEAQHGEHVVPHSHPWVQLLYASEGVVRVRTELGVWIIPPRRALLIAPGIVHELTMLSRVNMRTLYIDAAAGAGLVDGCRVLEVSALLRELILALSAEPVDYAVPGRGEQLAQLILSELASMETVPIAVPWPRDRRLRALCTDIMDDPGSRRALEDRALDAGASARTLIRLFPKETGLHYRQWVQQVHLAHAFPMLARGESVGTIAASLGYASPSAFTSMFRRLLGKTPQHYLTEWRGPG, from the coding sequence GTGACACTCACCGCTTCCACCGTCTACTGCCCGAGGTTCCTGGCCCTGCCGCGCGCGGTGACGGCCGTGCCGTCCGAGGCGCAGCACGGCGAACACGTGGTGCCGCACAGCCACCCCTGGGTGCAGCTGCTGTATGCCAGCGAAGGCGTGGTGCGGGTGCGTACCGAGCTCGGCGTCTGGATCATCCCGCCCCGGCGCGCGCTGCTGATCGCGCCCGGCATCGTGCACGAGCTGACGATGCTGTCGCGCGTCAACATGCGCACGCTGTACATCGACGCGGCGGCGGGCGCCGGGCTGGTCGACGGTTGCCGCGTGCTGGAAGTGAGCGCGCTGCTGCGCGAGCTGATCCTGGCGCTGTCGGCCGAGCCGGTGGACTATGCCGTGCCGGGACGCGGCGAACAGCTGGCGCAGCTGATCCTGTCCGAGCTGGCGTCGATGGAGACCGTGCCGATCGCCGTGCCCTGGCCGCGCGACCGCCGGCTGCGCGCGCTGTGCACCGACATCATGGACGACCCCGGCAGCCGCCGCGCGCTCGAAGACCGCGCCCTGGACGCCGGCGCCAGCGCCCGCACGCTGATCCGGCTGTTCCCCAAGGAGACCGGCCTGCACTACCGCCAATGGGTACAGCAGGTACACCTTGCCCATGCCTTCCCCATGCTCGCGCGCGGCGAAAGCGTAGGCACCATCGCGGCCAGCCTCGGCTACGCCAGCCCCAGCGCCTTCACCAGCATGTTCCGGCGCCTGCTCGGCAAGACCCCGCAGCACTACCTGACCGAATGGCGCGGACCGGGCTGA
- a CDS encoding elongation factor P has product MKPAKEIRVGNIIMVDAKPFIVLRSDVNGSSRTGFTYKWKMKNLLTNAPLENVFRGDDKFDVVVLDKKPVTYSYFADPLYVFMDEEYNQYEIEEENLGDALNYLKDGMACEAVFYDGKAISVELPTTIVRQIVYSEPAVKGNTSGNVLKEAKIENAIESKQHTVQVPLFVSQDDSIEIDTRTNEYKRVIRN; this is encoded by the coding sequence ATGAAACCCGCAAAAGAAATTCGTGTTGGCAACATCATCATGGTTGACGCCAAGCCCTTCATCGTGCTGCGCTCCGACGTCAACGGTTCGAGCCGCACGGGCTTCACCTACAAGTGGAAGATGAAGAATCTTCTGACGAACGCCCCGCTGGAAAACGTCTTCCGCGGCGACGACAAGTTCGACGTGGTCGTCCTCGACAAGAAGCCGGTGACCTACTCGTACTTCGCCGATCCGCTGTACGTGTTCATGGATGAAGAGTACAACCAGTACGAAATCGAAGAAGAAAACCTGGGCGACGCGCTGAACTACCTGAAAGATGGCATGGCATGCGAAGCCGTGTTCTATGACGGCAAGGCGATTTCCGTCGAACTGCCGACCACCATCGTGCGCCAGATCGTTTACTCGGAACCGGCCGTCAAGGGCAATACCTCGGGTAACGTGCTGAAAGAAGCCAAGATCGAAAACGCGATCGAATCGAAGCAGCACACCGTGCAGGTTCCGCTGTTCGTGAGCCAGGACGATTCCATCGAAATCGACACCCGCACCAACGAATACAAGCGCGTGATCCGCAACTAA